Part of the Bubalus bubalis isolate 160015118507 breed Murrah chromosome 9, NDDB_SH_1, whole genome shotgun sequence genome is shown below.
ctattcttcattgcagtgcatgggcttctcattggggtggcttctcttgctgcagagaacaggctctagggcatgcaggcttcagtagttgcatcgcgtgggctcggtagttgtggtacctgggctctggagcacagtctcaatagttgtggcgcccaggcttagttgctccaaggcatgtgggatcttcttggaccaggattgaacctatgtcttctgcattgggaggcagattctttaccactgagccaccagggaagccccttggaactttttttttaaacaacatagATGTCATGGCCTCTACATAGTGACTTACAGCTGATCTTGCCTTTCCAGGTCCAGGGTGCAATCATGGTGTCCAGTATGGTGGAGGTGGTGATTGGGCTGATGGGGCTGCCTGGGGCCCTGCTCAGTTACATTGGGCCTCTTACAGTCACCCCCACTGTCTCCCTCATTGGTCTCTCTGTCTTCCAAGCTGCTGGCGACCGAGCGGGCTCCCACTGGGGTATCTCAGCTTGGTGAGTGGGCACCAGGCCTGGTCCTTGCCCAGCCCCAGTCCCTCACTTCCCTCATGTCCTGCCCCCTTAGCCTTGGCTCTTGCCCCAGCACAGCCCACCAGCCATCTTCTCTTTGTGCTTCTGCCCCCAGCTCCATTCTCCTGATCGTCCTCTTCTCCCAGTACTTGCGAAACCTCACCTTCCTGCTGCCTGTCTACCGCTGGGGAAAGGGCCTCACTTTCTTCCGCATCCAGATCTTCAAGATGTTTCCCGTGAGGAGCTGACAGGCAGCTCGGGCTGGGACCAAGGCAGGGGCTGGACCTATGTCCAGGGCTAAGATTGGGGGAAAGGGCCAAGGCAGTAGGGGAGCTAGAGGCAAAGATGAGGTCCCAGCCAGGAATGGGGGCCAGGGTCTGAGCTAGGGCTGGGGCACCATGGGGCTGGGGCTCGGGTTAGCTGGTTCgcctggactgagctccctggGCCCTCAGTGGACCCCTCACCCACCCTCGCTTCAGATCGTGCTAGCCATCATGACCGTGTGGCTGCTCTGCTATGTGCTGACCCTGACGGACGTGCTGCCCTCAGACCCCACAGCCTATGGCTTCCAGGCACGAACAGATGCCCGAGGGGACATCATGGCTATTGCTCCCTGGATCCGCATCCCTTATCCCTGTGAGCAACCCATCTGGGCCCCTCTGCCTCCAACTGAGACCATCAATGTGGCCCCTGGTGACCCCAGTCCATCTGATGACATAATAAGTATCAACTGCACATTtaaagtgttccaggcagagtgCCAGTGTATTCCGACATAGCCTCACTCCAGCTTTATGACTGAGTGATCCCAAATAAGCTCCCATCCCAGGCTGAGATCCTTTTACCCCTCTTGCTGCTCTACCCAAGTACTGCCTGTTCTACTCCCTGACCCAGCTAGGAACACTCACTGCATCCATCTGCCTGTCTCCCTGTTGCTTCAGGTCAGTGGGGGCTTCCCACTGTGACTGCAGCCGCTGTCCTGGGAATGTTTAGTGCCACGTTAGCAGGCATCATTGAGTCCATTGGGGATTACTATGCTTGTGCCCGCCTGGCTGGTGCACCACCCCCTCCAGTACACGCTATCAACAGGTATGCCCACCTGCCCTCCCTAATGTCTGATCCCCTCAAAAGTCACTCGAGAAGCAAACATTGGGACAGAGTTGAACCCCAGAGGAGGGGGACAAGGAGTTGGGCAAGTCACTAACTTACCAGGATTGGTCCTCCTTACTCATGAAGTGAGGATGCTCCCATCACTTGCTgttgcaaatagctgaggaatAACAAAGTCTTAGAGAAACTACAGTCACTGACAACCTTCCATGTGTCTAGCCCTTGGTGTGCATTCTCTCCTACAATCCATTAATGGCTCTGTAAGACAGGTACTCCTGTCTTACATTGTCCGCATCTTACAGATGAGGCGATTGATGCCCAGAATCACCCAAGGATTAAGTGCCAGGACAGTGGGACTAGCATTCAGACCTGGGATCCTGGCTTCCAGACCCCCTTTGGCCTAGAGTGGGGGACGACTATGGACAGTTGGTTGTAGCTCGCACAGTCCTAGGGACACAAGAGATCTGGCCAGGACAATGGGAGGACACAAGCCAGGATAGAGCACTGACCAAGGCCCCCACTTGCCCTTTCCTTACAGGGGTATCTTCACCGAAGGCATCTGCTGCATTATCGCGGGGCTGTTGGGCACGGGCAATGGGTCCACCTCATCCAGTCCCAACATTGGCGTCCTGGGGATTACCAAGGTGCCCGGATTAGCCAGAGCGGCCCAAAGCCCCAACTCCATTCCATGTACCGCAGGCCCTGCCGCAAACCAGTCCTACTTTGGCCTAGGCCCCGCCCTACATCCTGCCCCAACCCATTCGTGCCCGGCTCTTGTAACAGGCCCTGCCCACCCACCACACCCCTTCCCTCCTGCAACTAACCCTCCCCCCAGTTTCATCCCCTGGGTCTAGCCCCAACCCCTGGCTCACTGGCAGGTGGGCAGCCGGCGCGTGGTGCAGTATGGTGCCGGCATCATGCTAATTCTGGGCACCATTGGCAAGTTCACGGCTCTCTTCGCCTCACTCCCTGACCCCATTCTAGGGGGGATGTTCTGCACCCTTTTTGGTGAGTGTTGCGCGTGCTTTTGAAGACGCAGCGTGGTCGCAATGAGTGGAGCCCACTCAGCGGGCTAGGATCCTCTAGCGGTTCTCTTGTGCCCTCAGGCATGATTACAGCTGTGGGGCTGTCTAACCTGCAGTTCGTGGACATGAACTCCTCCCGCAACCTCTTTGTGCTTGGATTTTCCATGTTCTTCGGTCTCACGCTGCCCAATTACCTGGACTCCAACCCGGACGTCATTAACACAGGTATTCCCAAGAGTCTACCCATCTCAAGGTGGGGGAGGTATGGTGGGCTTGACTCTGAGCATAGCCTCTTCCCTCAAAGGCTCCACACAGCCAGAGCCACAAATCCTCCCCAACTCTGGATGTTAGTCAGCAGCCAAGTGGCTAATTAATAACTGTCCTTTACTAAGACATTTTCTGTGTCTTAACTTTACATGTGCTCTTTTAGTTTTCACAGCAGCTCCATGAGACAGATACTATcttcatgttacagatgagaGGGGTTAAATGATTTGTTGCAGGACAAGCAGCAACCAGcaaactgggatttgaatccaaggATGGGAAAGGCAGAGGGTATAATCCTGAATGTCCGGATTTTGTACTGTCCCATCTCCACACCTGCTTGAGGAAGTCAGCAGGCTGCACAAGTGGGGAGCGTCTCTGAGATCTGTTCTCTGGATGAGGCCGTCACGTTCACTGGCCTTTGGCCTGTTCCACAGGCGTTCCTGAGGTGGACCAGATTTTGACTGTGCTGCTGACCACGGAGATGTTCGTGGGTGGGTGCCTCGCTTTCATACTGGACAACACAGTGCCAGGTATGGGTCAGCCCTGGGAGGGGAACAGAGAACCATGGTGGACTCATAGGCAGTCCACCAGATGTCTCCAGAGCCGTGGCCAGGTCAGATGCAATGCAGGCTCTGCAGGGAGAAGCAGGAACAGATGGGCTGGAGGGAGAGACCACTGGCCTCATAGAGGCCAAGTTTCCTCTTGGTCTTGAAGAGGATGTGGCTAGCAGAGTCATTCCTGGGCCCCATGAATTGTTTCCTTGCCATTTCTTGGTTGCCACTGGATTGAGGGGTGCCTTTGTTTTCTTAGGATAGGACAGGTGGGAATGTAGCATTAGTATGTTGGCAAAACCCACTCCAGATATGCCAGTGATCTGTCATGCTGGCTACTAGGAGAGCTCTTAACATTTCTCTTTGGTATCAGGGCTTTTTACAGGGGTCATGGAGGATACTTTGTGGGGCCCCTGAGAATCCTCCTAGCCCATGTTTATGTgcccccaaaatataaaaactaaatgtCACCAGGTACTCTGACTAGTAATAAGACTTGTTagcatttaccaaatatttacgGGTCAGGCAGGGAGCTAAAtgtctcattttatcctcaaaaACTATCCTGTGAGACAGACTATCAATGCCATTTTATGTGAGGAAAAAGAATCAGGGGTTAGGTGACTCACTGAAGGTTTTAAACACTGCAAATTTGGGATTTAAATAAAGTCTATCCAATGCAGTTAGTTCACAGTCTGTGTCCCAGCCACTCTACCACTTTGCTGGAGAGTTCCAGGGGAAGTGTAAGATCAAGGAAAGCTCAGTGGGGACAGGGGCTAGATTGTATTAGTCCACGGAGATGAGAGATTGGAAAAACAAGATGATAGTTCTCCATCTGCTGTCACTTAACAGGCTAAATATAGCTGGCTCCACTTGCTTTCCCCTCTCTGAAGACACAAGTGTCTACTCGGAGCACAGGAAGCAGGGGCTGGCTGTGCACAGCTGGTGGGCTAGAGTTTAcacagggaaggggcagggctcCCTGGTACTTTCAGGGATTTTAGATAGCATCAGATGAGGGAGCTCCTGGTAGAAGCTATCCAGTGAATAGATGGATTTTGGTACCTGATTATGGTACCCCACCCTCCCTACACACACCATCTAAAGGAAGCTGAGGTGAGACCTGAAGCTCATCCTGTGGATATGAAGACAGGGAAGTGGCAACCTTGATGCCTAGGGAATCCAGAGAGATGGAGGGCATCTGGGTAGGCAGCTGTACAGACGGGTTTGTGATTTGGGCAGCTGGATTAAGCTACCCAGATGTTAACAGCCTCAGAGTGCCAGAGTTCCTCACATCCCTCTCCttcaacccaaatgcccatcattAATCCATCCCTGCCAATCATTATATGTATTATGCTGCATAGTAGGTAACAGTCCTTCAATATGTATTGATGAGGAATCTGAAGCTCACAGTGGTTAAAtcatttgcctaaggtcacacaacctggactcaaacccaggtctggctGGCCCAGAACCCAGTCAATAATGGAGTCATACAGCTTTATTCTGTGGGATGGGTACACTTTGGGAACAGACCACTTTGTATTTGCTCTTTCCTCTTTACCTACCCACAAACCAACCTTAGAGGAGCAAAAAGTTTAGTTCAGCAAGTACTCCTGAAGCCTACCAGTATGGCCCTGAGTTAGATACGTAAGGGCAAAAAGTCATCCaacaaaatggaaagtgaaaaccGAGTTGAAAGCAATTTAGAGCAGTaagttttcatgcaaagatgggctcgataaaggacagaaatggtatggacctaacagaagcagaagatattaagaagaggtggcaagaatacacagaagaactgtacaaaaaagatcttcacgacccagataatcacgatgatgtgatcactgacctagagccagacatcctggaatgtgaagtcaagtgggccttagaaagcatcactacaaacaaagctagtggaggtgatggaattccagtggagctatttcaaatcctgaaagatgatgctgtgaaagtgctacactcaatatgccagcaaatctggaaactcagcagtggccacaggactggaaaaggtcagttttcattccaatcccaaagaaaggcaatgccaaagaatgctcaaactaccacataattgcatctcacacgctagtaaagtaatgctcaaaattccccaagccaggcttcaacaatatgtgaaccgtgaacttcctgatgttcaagctggttttagaaaaggcagaggaaccagagatcaaattgccaacatccgctggatcatggaaaaagcaagagagttccagaaaaacatctatttctgctttattgactatgacgaagcctttgactgtgtggatcacaataaactgtggaaaattctgaaagacatgggaataccagaccacctgacctgcctcttgagaaatctgtatgcaggtcagaaagcaacagttagaactggacatggaacaacagactggttccaaataggaaaaggagtacgtcaaagctgtatgttgtcactctgcttatttaaattatatgcagagtacatcatgagaaacgctggactggaagaagcacaagctggaatcaagattgctgggagaaatatcaataacctcagatatgcagatgacaccacccttatggcagaaagtgaagaggaactcaaaagcctcttgatgaaagtgaaagtggagagtgaaaaagttggcttaaagctcaacattcagaaaacgaagatcatggcatcctgtcccatcacttcatgggaaataggtggagaaacagtggaaacagtgtcagactatttttttgggctccaaaatcactgcagatggtgactgcagccatgaaattaaaagacacttactccttggaaggaaagttatgaccaacctagatagcatattgaaaagcagaggcattactttgccaacaaaggtctatctagtcaaggctatggtttttcctgtggtcatgtatggatgtgagagttggactgtgaagaagggtgagcgccgaagaattgatgcttttgaactgtggtgttggagaagactcttgagagtcccttggactgcaaggagatccaaccagtccattctgaaggagatcagccctgggtgttctttggaaggaatgatgctaaacctgcaactccagtactttggccacctcatgtgaagagttgactcactggaaaagactctgatgctgggagggattgggggcaggaggagaaggggacgacaaaggatgagatggctggatggcatcactgactcgatggacgtgagtctgagtgaactccgggagttggtgatggacagggaggcctggtgtgctgcgattcatggggtcgcaaagtcgg
Proteins encoded:
- the SLC23A1 gene encoding solute carrier family 23 member 1 isoform X3 is translated as MRAREDAEGQTQHESLGSAGTSTRDPPVSLSTEPKFDMLYKIEDVPPWYLCILLGFQHYLTCFSGTIAVPFLLAEALCVGRDQYMVSQLIGTIFTCVGITTLIQTTLGIRCPKCRRVWPEASVISLCSAPAPVPLCLFPCDSPGASLCAGPPPSVSPVSCSCLSPPILSLWLCASASRLPLFQASAFAFLVPAKAILALERWKCPPEEEIYGNWSLPLNTSHIWHPRIREVQGAIMVSSMVEVVIGLMGLPGALLSYIGPLTVTPTVSLIGLSVFQAAGDRAGSHWGISACSILLIVLFSQYLRNLTFLLPVYRWGKGLTFFRIQIFKMFPIVLAIMTVWLLCYVLTLTDVLPSDPTAYGFQARTDARGDIMAIAPWIRIPYPCQWGLPTVTAAAVLGMFSATLAGIIESIGDYYACARLAGAPPPPVHAINRGIFTEGICCIIAGLLGTGNGSTSSSPNIGVLGITKVGSRRVVQYGAGIMLILGTIGKFTALFASLPDPILGGMFCTLFGMITAVGLSNLQFVDMNSSRNLFVLGFSMFFGLTLPNYLDSNPDVINTGVPEVDQILTVLLTTEMFVGGCLAFILDNTVPGSPEERGLIQWKAGAHADSEMSSSLKSYDFPIGMSMVKRIAFLKYIPICPVFKGFPSRSKNQLPVPEDIPENTETVYTKV
- the SLC23A1 gene encoding solute carrier family 23 member 1 isoform X1; the encoded protein is MKLLPSWTAVLPGSPQGRAWPWAQRPRRTAHTCDPKMRAREDAEGQTQHESLGSAGTSTRDPPVSLSTEPKFDMLYKIEDVPPWYLCILLGFQHYLTCFSGTIAVPFLLAEALCVGRDQYMVSQLIGTIFTCVGITTLIQTTLGIRCPKCRRVWPEASVISLCSAPAPVPLCLFPCDSPGASLCAGPPPSVSPVSCSCLSPPILSLWLCASASRLPLFQASAFAFLVPAKAILALERWKCPPEEEIYGNWSLPLNTSHIWHPRIREVQGAIMVSSMVEVVIGLMGLPGALLSYIGPLTVTPTVSLIGLSVFQAAGDRAGSHWGISACSILLIVLFSQYLRNLTFLLPVYRWGKGLTFFRIQIFKMFPIVLAIMTVWLLCYVLTLTDVLPSDPTAYGFQARTDARGDIMAIAPWIRIPYPCQWGLPTVTAAAVLGMFSATLAGIIESIGDYYACARLAGAPPPPVHAINRGIFTEGICCIIAGLLGTGNGSTSSSPNIGVLGITKVGSRRVVQYGAGIMLILGTIGKFTALFASLPDPILGGMFCTLFGMITAVGLSNLQFVDMNSSRNLFVLGFSMFFGLTLPNYLDSNPDVINTGVPEVDQILTVLLTTEMFVGGCLAFILDNTVPGSPEERGLIQWKAGAHADSEMSSSLKSYDFPIGMSMVKRIAFLKYIPICPVFKGFPSRSKNQLPVPEDIPENTETVYTKV
- the SLC23A1 gene encoding solute carrier family 23 member 1 isoform X5 — its product is MKLLPSWTAVLPGSPQGRAWPWAQRPRRTAHTCDPKMRAREDAEGQTQHESLGSAGTSTRDPPVSLSTEPKFDMLYKIEDVPPWYLCILLGFQHYLTCFSGTIAVPFLLAEALCVGRDQYMVSQLIGTIFTCVGITTLIQTTLGIRLPLFQASAFAFLVPAKAILALERWKCPPEEEIYGNWSLPLNTSHIWHPRIREVQGAIMVSSMVEVVIGLMGLPGALLSYIGPLTVTPTVSLIGLSVFQAAGDRAGSHWGISACSILLIVLFSQYLRNLTFLLPVYRWGKGLTFFRIQIFKMFPIVLAIMTVWLLCYVLTLTDVLPSDPTAYGFQARTDARGDIMAIAPWIRIPYPCQWGLPTVTAAAVLGMFSATLAGIIESIGDYYACARLAGAPPPPVHAINRGIFTEGICCIIAGLLGTGNGSTSSSPNIGVLGITKVGSRRVVQYGAGIMLILGTIGKFTALFASLPDPILGGMFCTLFGMITAVGLSNLQFVDMNSSRNLFVLGFSMFFGLTLPNYLDSNPDVINTGVPEVDQILTVLLTTEMFVGGCLAFILDNTVPGSPEERGLIQWKAGAHADSEMSSSLKSYDFPIGMSMVKRIAFLKYIPICPVFKGFPSRSKNQLPVPEDIPENTETVYTKV
- the SLC23A1 gene encoding solute carrier family 23 member 1 isoform X7, yielding MKLLPSWTAVLPGSPQGRAWPWAQRPRRTAHTCDPKMRAREDAEGQTQHESLGSAGTSTRDPPVSLSTEPKFDMLYKIEDVPPWYLCILLGFQHYLTCFSGTIAVPFLLAEALCVGRDQYMVSQLIGTIFTCVGITTLIQTTLGIRCPKCRRVWPEASVISLCSAPAPVPLCLFPCDSPGASLCAGPPPSVSPVSCSCLSPPILSLWLCASASRLPLFQASAFAFLVPAKAILALERWKCPPEEEIYGNWSLPLNTSHIWHPRIREVQGAIMVSSMVEVVIGLMGLPGALLSYIGPLTVTPTVSLIGLSVFQAAGDRAGSHWGISACSILLIVLFSQYLRNLTFLLPVYRWGKGLTFFRIQIFKMFPIVLAIMTVWLLCYVLTLTDVLPSDPTAYGFQARTDARGDIMAIAPWIRIPYPCQWGLPTVTAAAVLGMFSATLAGIIESIGDYYACARLAGAPPPPVHAINRGIFTEGICCIIAGLLGTGNGSTSSSPNIGVLGITKVGSRRVVQYGAGIMLILGTIGKFTALFASLPDPILGGMFCTLFAVLLCPQA